A single region of the Brachypodium distachyon strain Bd21 chromosome 3, Brachypodium_distachyon_v3.0, whole genome shotgun sequence genome encodes:
- the LOC104584272 gene encoding uncharacterized protein LOC104584272: MAPRLPLVRGAPARLLLLLAVVLAQLGPLSCDTLRGSVTCLDCAAGHHLSGVVVAVKCTGGAGLHAAQTDGSGSFDVAVPAASGSRCAARVLGGAEQLCAPQGLAVARVVAAAGGSYALGSRLAVFTRCGAGAGAVATMATGSGGQRPAPPGPRPVMSPPQAVGRGSSSPPYGLGIPLIYFFPFIPIIGIP; encoded by the exons ATGGCTCCCCGTCTCCCTCTTGTCCGGGGCGCTCCTgcccgccttctcctcctcctcgctgtgGTGCTCGCCCAGCTCGGGCCGCTCTCCTGCGACACGCTCCGCGGCTCCGTCACCTGCCTCGACTGCGCCGCGGGCCACCACCTCTCCG GGGTGGTGGTTGCGGTGAAAtgcaccggcggcgcgggcctgCACGCGGCGCAGAccgacggcagcggcagcttcGACGTGGCCGTGCCGGCGGCCTCGGGCTCGCGGTGCGCGGCCAGGGTCCTCGGTGGCGCGGAGCAGCTCTGCGCGCCGCAGGGGCTCGCCGTCGCgcgcgtcgtcgccgccgccgggggctccTATGCGCTGGGATCCCGCCTCGCCGTCTTCACAAggtgcggcgccggcgccggtgccgttGCGACGATGGccaccggcagcggcggccaaAGGCCCGCACCACCCGGGCCGCGGCCGGTGATGTCTCCCCCGCAGGCCGTTGGCCGCGGCAGCAGCTCCCCACCCTACGGCCTGGGAATCCCTCTCATCTACTTCTTCCCTTTCATCCCCATCATCGGCATCCCCTGA
- the LOC100841957 gene encoding cysteine and histidine-rich domain-containing protein RAR1: MSAETEKSAAAPAPLRCQRIGCDAIFTSDDNPDGSCHYHPSGPMFHDGMKEWSCCKQRSHDFSLFLAIPGCATGKHTTEKAVSLNTPKAAPPKAAPIQSTKQGVETQACSRCRQGFFCSDHGSQPKAQNPVAVNCTNVEPVEKCSVPLPQPKKKVDLNEPRICKNKGCGKTYKEKDNHDVACEYHPGPAVFHDRRRGWKCCDIHVKEFDEFMEIPPCTKGWHNADAV; encoded by the exons ATGTCggcggagacggagaagagcgccgccgcccccgcgcctTTGCGGTGTCAGCGCATAGGCTGCGACGCCATATTCACCAGCGACGACAACCCTGACGGCTCCTGCCACTATCACCCCTCC GGT cctATGTTTCATGATGGCATGAAAGAATGGAGCTGTTGCAAGCAAAGAAGCCATGATTTTAGCTTATTTTTGGCTATTCCTGG CTGTGCCACAGGGAAGCATACAACTGAAAAAGCTGTCTCTCTTAACACCCCGAAGGCAGCTCCTCCAAAGGCAGCTCCAATCCAGTCTACTAAGCAGGGTGTGGAAACTCAGGCTTGCTCAAGGTGCCGTCAAGGTTTCTTCTGCTCTGACCATG GATCACAACCCAAGGCACAAAACCCAGTTGCTGTCAATTGTACAAATGTGGAACCTGTTGAGAAATGctcggttccacttccacAGCCCAAGAAAAAGGTTGATTTGAATGAACCAAGGATTTGTAAGAATAAAGGATGTGGCAAAACCTACAAGGAGAAGGATAACCATGATGTTGCATGTGAATACCATCCAGGTCCTGCTGTTTTTCATGACAGGAGGAGAGGG TGGAAATGTTGTGATATTCATGTCAAGGAGTTTGACGAATTTATGGAGATACCTCCATGCACAAAGGGGTGGCACAACGCTGATGCGGTGTGA